The following are encoded together in the Mycosarcoma maydis chromosome 4, whole genome shotgun sequence genome:
- a CDS encoding trifunctional dihydropteroate synthetase/dihydrohydroxymethylpterin pyrophosphokinase/dihydroneopterin aldolase FOL1 (related to multifunctional folic acid synthesis protein), which yields MSSSEASLELPDIIAVKRLEVRMIVGVDNWERVQAQPVTIDARVHTDVSKAGGSDHLPYSIHYGVLVKQLEAHCANHRYRSLEALAEGLAKVCIFVLHAPKVTLNVEKPRSLLHAASAGVQIVRTAADYMLGDLHPIPSNLDPVQCIDELRLAPSSKLALHDKVIVRDLVINTIIGVNPWEREDKQNVKLNLVVYSGLSRAKEAHNSTAGLIDVVNKQHNYRTIVRSISDYVAASSYKTVESLATSIARVAVLQNKVEKVRVSVDKPSAIMFASSAGVEVERTREFFEQEALLEEQQLHAATPSAAATAVAPAAAAIIRSGLPHTTSSVSPAQRSPSAMNKSVSNLDKGWHVVAIALGSNVGDRAANIEAAVQALSEAQDCILVDTSFLYETAPMYVVDQPEFLNAACRIATKLSPHDLLSLTQSIEVRLGRDKTGVPEKGPRSVDLDILLYDKLEIDDSPRLVVPHPGIKEREFVLEPLKDILPDFEHPTYSRTISQLLIMLQKSPDYEPSGIRKVLPIPSPSTRPSNQVSDTKMWAWGSKTFIMGIINATPDSFSDGGDNFGAVDAVRSAKTMAEQGADVIDVGGMSTAPHAVEVDADQEATRVVSVIKAIRQAGITIPISVDTFRASVAEAALSVGADIINDVSGGERDPAILKVAKRWKCPYILMHMRGDSKTMNGLVTYEHGDVVAGVRAELEARLDRALRAGVRRWNIVLDPGIGFAKDSAGNLALLRDLSRLTLAESVTKSTKGRGVSYSGAATPALDRSVFEAMSPVAQGTSAQNGADSITRPCCSLVSFPTLIGVSRKKFLGHLTGKQDPKERVFATAAACTAAIAAGADILRVHDVEQIRDVAVTSDAIYRH from the coding sequence ATGAGTTCATCAGAAGCGTCGCTCGAGCTTCCGGATATTATAGCGGTCAAGAGGCTCGAAGTGCGCATGATTGTAGGTGTCGACAACTGGGAACGGGTCCAAGCTCAGCCTGTCACTATCGATGCTCGCGTCCACACCGACGTCTCCAAGGCGGGCGGATCGGATCATTTGCCGTACAGCATTCACTACGGCGTGCTCGTaaagcagctcgaagcgcatTGCGCAAATCATCGCTATCGTAGtctcgaagcgctcgctGAGGGTCTGGCCAAAGTATGCATCTTTGTGCTTCACGCGCCCAAAGTCACCCTCAACGTCGAAAAGCCTCGCTCCCTCCTCCACGCTGCCTCGGCCGGCGTTCAGATTGTCCGCACCGCTGCTGACTACATGCTCGGCGACCTACACCCTATCCCGTCCAACCTAGACCCTGTACAGTGCATAGATGAGCTCAGGCTTGCTCCTTCCTCGAAACTGGCGTTGCACGATAAAGTCATTGTGCGcgacctcgtcatcaacaccatcatTGGCGTCAATCCTTGGGAGCGTGAAGACAAACAAAATGTCAAACtcaacctcgtcgtctATTCCGGTCTCTCTCGTGCCAAGGAAGCGCACAACTCGACGGCTGGTctcatcgacgtcgtcaacaagcagcacaaCTACCGCACAATCGTACGCAGCATCTCTGACTACGTCGCTGCCAGCTCGTACAAGACCGTCGAGAGTCTCGCCACCTCAATAGCCAGGGTCGCCGTCCTCCAGAACAAGGTCGAAAAGGTCCGTgtcagcgtcgacaaaCCGAGCGCCATCATGTttgccagcagcgctggGGTCGAAGTAGAACGCACACGCGAGTTCTTTGAGCAAGAAGCATTGCTCGAAGAACAACAGCTTCACGCTGCAACTCCAtctgccgccgccaccgccgttgctcctgctgctgctgctatcATCCGATCCGGCCTTCCTCATACGACGTCCAGTGTATCACCAGCGCAACGCTCACCTTCTGCAATGAACAAGTCTGTGTCAAACCTGGACAAAGGTTGGCATGTCGTCGCGATTGCCCTTGGCTCCAACGTCGGCGATCGCGCTGCCAACATCGAAGCTGCAGTGCAGGCCCTCAGCGAAGCCCAAGactgcatcctcgtcgatACCAGCTTCCTCTACGAGACTGCACCCATGTACGTCGTCGATCAGCCCGAGTTCCTCAACGCTGCCTGCCGCATTGCAACAAAGCTGAGTCCGCACGACTTGCTGTCCCTCACACAGTCGATCGAAGTACGGCTCGGGCGTGACAAGACAGGCGTACCAGAAAAAGGTCCTCGATcggtcgatctcgacattTTGCTTTatgacaagctcgagatcgacgattCACCTCGGCTCGTTGTGCCTCATCCAGGCATCAAGGAGCGAGAATTTGTCCTCGAGCCTCTCAAAGACATCTTGCCAGACTTTGAGCACCCTACCTACTCTCGCACCATATCGCAGCTTCTCATCATGCTTCAGAAGTCGCCTGACTACGAACCGAGTGGCATTCGAAAGGTTTTGCCAATTCCTTCGCCCAGCACGCGCCCAAGCAATCAAGTCAGTGACACCAAGATGTGGGCTTGGGGTTCAAAGACCTTCATAATGGGCATCATCAACGCTACCCCCGACTCGTTCTCGGATGGGGGCGACAACTTTGGAGCCGTCGATGCTGTGCGTTCGGCCAAGACGATGGCCGAGCAGGGCGCTGATGTCATTGACGTTGGCGGAATGAGCACAGCCCCTCACGCAGTAGAGGTTGATGCGGACCAAGAGGCGACACGCGTCGTTTCCGTCATCAAGGCTATCCGCCAAGCAGGAATCACTATACCCATCTCGGTCGACACCTTCCGCGCCTCGGTTGCAGAAGCTGCACTCTCCGTCGGAGCAGATATAATCAACGATGTGTCGGGAGGTGAGCGCGATCCAGCGATTCTCAAAGTGGCAAAGAGGTGGAAATGCCCCTACATCCTTATGCACATGCGTGGCGACAGCAAAACCATGAACGGCCTCGTCACGTACGAGCACGGCGATGTCGTAGCCGGCGTTCgcgccgagcttgaggcACGTCTCGATCGTGCGCTCAGGGCGGGCGTTCGAAGGTGGAACATCGTCCTCGATCCCGGCATCGGATTTGCCAAGGACAGTGCCGGCAATCTCGCGCTGCTCCGCGATCTGTCGAGACTCACGCTCGCCGAGTCAGTCACCAAATCGACCAAGGGAAGAGGCGTTTCCTACTCGGGTGCAGCCACTCCGGCATTGGACCGCTCCGTATTCGAAGCCATGTCTCCTGTCGCGCAAGGCACGTCAGCACAGAACGGTGCCGACTCGATCACCAgaccttgctgctcgctaGTGTCATTCCCGACTTTGATAGGCGTATCGCGTAAGAAGTTCCTTGGCCACCTCACGGGAAAGCAAGATCCAAAGGAACGAGTGTTTGCTACCGCTGCGGCTTGcactgctgccatcgctgctggtgccgaCATCCTCAGAGTCCacgatgtcgagcagatTCGCGATGTTGCCGTCACGTCCGATGCCATCTACCGTCATTGA
- a CDS encoding uncharacterized protein (related to DnaJ homolog subfamily C member 3): MKATLLPSLLALSLTLCLALGLSSSGVLVRADAFASSQPPVVSDPVLASQHLTQANVALQSGRYQDALSAFDLALQADPSSWLTYYRRATAQLSLGRTSAALQDFQSLLKLNPKFDKAYLQQAKVYLKEGDCDKAKQALKTYDSIRAEKGAANSSPAEANSVRSKLTLVETSIKSLGQLVKELDKAQKADKKGKAKELDSTKVDHCIHLAGEVLKISPSHLETRLVRARCQTMKGRIEDAMADWTRAVHLTPSPFLLRRLSVLSYFVVSEPGSQSRDAGLQHLKACLHSDPDNKSCAKMHRKIKALEKSLKKARNFYNSQSYRAVLSALKGGKVGRATVVDDIKEAIRSATEVQSGDEEPLIPSTYKGDPVQESGLLLELHTMYCKAYTELNDMDKAMPYCELVLAKDPDNVEATLARAELALQREDYDQAVRDLTKAFDASGRTDRAIHQKLQTAQKRLKLSQSKDYYKVLGVKRTDSLATIKKAYRKMARENHPDKGGSQEKMAQINEAWGVLGDEELRKKYDQGDDPNDPMGGQQGGYGNPFAQGGHPFDMFFQQQAGFGGFPGGGFPGGQQFHFKMG, encoded by the coding sequence ATGAAGGCGACGCTGCTACCCTCTCTGTTGGCGCTTTCCTTGACGCTTTGTCTAGCGCTCGGGCTCTCGTCCTCTGGAGTGCTCGTGCGAGCTGACGCCTTCGCATCGTCTCAGCCACCCGTCGTCAGCGACCCCGTCCTGGCAAGTCAGCACCTCACGCAAGCCAACGTGGCTCTTCAGTCCGGTCGATACCAAGATGCACTGTCTGCCTTTGATCTAGCGTTGCAAGCGGATCCATCTTCGTGGCTCACCTATTACAGGAGAGCCACAGCACAGCTCTCCCTCGGCCGCACATCCGCCGCACTTCAGGATTTCCAGTCTTTGCTCAAACTCAACCCCAAGTTCGACAAGGCTTACCTGCAACAGGCAAAGGTTTACTTGAAGGAAGGTGACTGCGATAAAGCCAAGCAGGCCCTCAAGACGTATGACTCGATCCGAGCCGAGAAGGGTGCCGCTAATTCGAGCCCCGCGGAAGCCAACAGCGTCCGTTCCAAGCTCACCCTGGTCGAGACCTCGATCAAGTCGTTAggccagctcgtcaaggaGCTTGACAAGGCGCAGAAAGCGGATAAGAAGGGAAAGGCAAAGGAGCTGGACTCAACCAAGGTGGATCACTGCATTCATTTGGCCGGTGAAGTGCTCAAGATCTCGCCATCGCATCTCGAAACACGCCTGGTTCGCGCTCGCTGTCAGACGATGAAGGGAAGAATCGAGGATGCCATGGCCGACTGGACTCGAGCGGTCCACCTTACCCCCTCGCCGTTTTTGCTTCGCCGACTCTCGGTGCTCTCTTACTTTGTGGTGAGTGAACCTGGGTCGCAAAGCCGAGATGCCGGGTTGCAACATCTCAAGGCTTGTTTACACTCGGATCCAGACAACAAGTCGTGCGCCAAGATGCACCGCAAGATCAAGGCATTGGAAAAGTCGCTCAAAAAGGCACGCAACTTTTACAACTCGCAGAGCTACCGAGCTGTGCTGTCAGCGCTCAAGGGTGGCAAAGTGGGCAGGGCGACGGTGGTAGATGACATCAAGGAGGCGATTCGGTCTGCTACCGAAGTGCAGTCTGGAGATGAGGAGCCGTTGATTCCATCGACTTACAAAGGCGATCCTGTTCAAGAGTCAGGACtgttgctcgagctgcacaCCATGTACTGCAAGGCGTACACAGAGCTGAACGACATGGACAAGGCCATGCCGTACTGCGAATTGGTGCTCGCCAAAGACCCGGACAATGTGGAAGCTACGCTCGCGCGCGCTGAACTCGCGCTGCAACGAGAGGACTACGACCAGGCGGTACGCGATCTCACCAAGGCCTTTGACGCATCCGGGCGCACCGATCGCGCTATCCACCAAAAGCTGCAGACCGCGCAGAAACGGCTCAAACTCAGTCAGAGCAAAGACTATTACAAAGTGCTGGGCGTCAAACGCACCGACAGCCTGGCGACCATCAAGAAAGCGTATCGCAAAATGGCGCGTGAAAATCACCCGGACAAAGGCGGCTCGCAGGAGAAGATGGCCCAGATCAACGAGGCTTGGGGCGTCCTTGGCGACGAAGAACTGCGAAAGAAGTACGACCAGGGCGACGATCCCAACGACCCCATGGGCGGCCAGCAGGGCGGCTACGGTAACCCGTTCGCGCAGGGCGGTCATCCGTTCGACATGTTCTTCCAACAGCAGGCTGGCTTCGGTGGCTTCCCCGGCGGCGGATTCCCCGGTGGTCAGCAGTTCCATTTCAAGATGGGCTGA
- a CDS encoding 25S rRNA (uracil2634-N3)-methyltransferase, with protein sequence MPKKKGNLKAALNGHFAQQEQRARERAAQEAARRKALSVTKSGAPHFKNQKRKPQAAPRDDAPVASMKNHELSESHQHNKRRKRLPQPFARDDTILIVGEANFSFTLSLLLPPRAHPPSQILATAYDSEEECFSKYPDARENIETIRRIAGRDDIVLFGVDAGQLQKYKQVTGAAPRSKVSRNLDDSYQETSSSSSSGQRRWSKVWFGFPHVGAGHKDETRNVLANQLLILRFLVSVAPYLTVGALPAHAPGASSGRSRKAGSDDEEEAEDSLVADTTDLDDTLLGASASTDADRSILNETQARISALQPFSPPSRQGSVLITLRNASPYTLWDIANLAKRLPQMLPVIASTAPALPKGVKKPTLKDLTANGLSTLSPNNLHSRAISQQKNNIIGGGGGGVDSSGVRRYRSYHLWRSFEFDPTEWHGYQHRRTIGWVEGVSSSANEDLLRSRSNQKGDQEASVRASKAGGGECRTWEFGLG encoded by the coding sequence AtgccgaagaagaagggcaaCCTCAAAGCCGCGCTGAATGGCCATTTTGCTCAACAGGAGCAAAGGGCCAGAGAACGAGCTGCGCAGGAGGCAGCACGACGCAAAGCACTCTCGGTCACCAAGTCTGGCGCTCCTCATTTCAAGAACCAAAAACGCAAGCCTCAAGCTGCTCCACGTGATGACGCTCCTGTTGCGTCTATGAAGAACCATGAACTGTCAGAGTCTCATCAACACAACAAGAGGCGAAAGCGTCTACCGCAACCTTTCGCAAGAGACGACACTATCCTGATAGTAGGAGAAGCCAACTTTTCTTTCACACTatctctgcttcttcctccgCGTGCTCATCCACCGTCACAGATCCTTGCAACGGCGTACGACTCGGAAGAGGAATGCTTCTCAAAGTACCCCGATGCTCGAGAGAATATCGAAACCATTCGCCGCATCGCAGGTCGCGACGATATCGTGCTTTTTGGCGTAGATGCAGGGCAGCTTCAAAAGTACAAACAGGTCACCGGTGCTGCTCCCAGGTCAAAAGTCAGCCGCAATCTCGATGACAGTTATCAGGAGACTTCTTCCTCCAGCTCTTCAGGACAAAGGAGATGGAGCAAAGTGTGGTTTGGTTTTCCACACGTTGGCGCAGGTCACAAAGATGAAACTCGCAACGTGCTTGCCAACCAACTTCTCATTCTCCGGTTCCTCGTCTCAGTAGCGCCGTATCTGACGGTGGGGGCTCTTCCAGCTCACGCTCCTGGAGCTTCATCAGGGCGCAGCAGAAAAGCAGGGTcagatgacgaagaagaggcggaAGATAGCTTGGTCGCTGACACCACTGATCTCGACGATACTCTTCTCGGAGCAAGCGCCTCCACCGATGCAGATCGGTCGATCCTCAATGAGACGCAAGCACGCATTTCAGCACTGCAGCCCTTCTCGCCACCTTCGCGCCAAGGCTCTGTTCTCATCACCCTTCGCAATGCCTCACCATACACGTTGTGGGACATCGCCAACCTCGCTAAGCGTCTTCCACAGATGCTACCCGTCATCGCCTCAACCGCACCTGCTCTCCCAAAGGGTGTCAAGAAGCCAACGCTCAAAGACCTCACCGCGAACGGACTTTCCACCTTGAGTCCCAATAATCTTCATTCTCGCGCCATTTCGCAGCAAAAGAACAACATcatcggtggtggtggtggtggagtAGATTCGTCGGGTGTTCGTCGCTATCGAAGCTATCACCTGTGGCGAAGTTTCGAGTTTGATCCCACCGAATGGCATGGATACCAACACCGCAGGACTATCGGTTGGGTCGAAGGCGTGAGCAGTAGCGCCAACGAGGATTTGCTTCGGTCGAGGTCAAATCAGAAAGGCGACCAAGAGGCAAGTGTTAGAGCTAGCAAGGCTGGCGGTGGCGAATGCAGGACGTGGGAGTTTGGGCTTGGGTGA
- a CDS encoding uncharacterized protein (related to TMS1 protein) has translation MGVALSLPFLGGGLASVASSCVAGLACFCTSTAASAMFKSCNCQSSIATRVGFAIIFCLDALFAWLSLTGFMMHKIEEWSYNYIKMDCKDKDRCYGVLAVHRITFALSLFHFILGMLLIGVKDTRTKRAAIQNGWWGPKVLLWVLLTLLMFFIPNGFFVFWANYFSLIFASIFIVVGLVLLVDFAHSWSETCLDRWEQTESDFWKFTLIGSTLGMYAAAIALTGVLYGFFASSGCSLNQFFISLNLALVVVLTVLSISPQVQEANPRSGLAQSSMVAAYCTYLIASAVMNRDNAECNPITRGRGGSAKTTTVVLGAVFTFLAIAYSTSRAATQSKTLVGKRRAALNESRPPSGYGPLATRESIDNSSGALVTDQPTKKDSLRIQALMAAVEAGAIPASALDEEDDDDEMETRSEMGGDEDDDERQGTRYNYSFFHFVFAIAACYTAMLLTDWRFVRLGGPSPDPSEDGAPIAYIGRSTTAMWMRVVSSWLCICIYTWSLVAPVLFPDRFGYD, from the exons ATGGGGGTGGCACTCTCGCTGCCTTTCCTCGGCGGAGGTCTGGCATCCGTAGCCAGCTCATGTGTTGCGGGACTCGCCTGCTTCTGTACAAGCACAGCCGCCTCGGCCATGTTCAAGTCTTGTAACTGCCAGTCATCGATCGCCACCCGTGTCGGCTTCGCCATCATATTCTGCCTTGACGCGCTGTTTGCATGGCTGAGTCTCACTGGCTTCATGATGCACAAGATAGAGGAGTGGTCGTACAACTACATCAAGATGGACTGCAAGGACAAAGATCGATGCTATGGCGTTCTTGCAGTCCACCGCATCACGTTTGCGCTCTCGCTTTTTCACTTTATCCTCGGCATGCTGCTCATTGGCGTTAAGGATACTCGAACCAAGCGAGCCGCCATTCAAAACGGCTGGTGGGGTCCCAAGGTGTTGCTATGGGTCCTGTTAACCTTGTTGATGTTTTTCATCCCGAACGGCTTTTTCGTCTTCTGGGCCAACTACTTTTCGCTTATCTTTGCCTCGAtcttcatcgtcgttgGTTTGGTATTGCTGGTCGACTTTGCGCATTCGTGGTCCGAGACGTGTCTGGACAGATGGGAGCAGACCGAGTCTGATTTTTGGAAGTTTACCTTAATCGGCAGCACTCTCGGGATGTATGCGGCAGCTATCGCGCTGACCGGAGTGCTGTATGGCTTCTTTGCCTCAAGCGGATGCTCGCTCAACCAATTCTTCATCAGCCTCAACCTGGCACTCGTCGTGGTGCTTACGGTACTCTCGATCAGTCCGCAAGTGCAGGAAGCCAACCCGAGAAGCGGTTTGGCTCAGAGCAGTATGGTAGCTGCCTATTGTACCTACTTGATTGCCTCGGCGGTGATGAACCGCGATAACGCTGAATGCAACCCTATCACGCGTGGTCGTGGTGGAAGTGCCAAGACGACCACAGTGGTCCTCGGTGCCGTTTTTACcttcctcgccatcgcctACTCGACTTCTCGTGCCGCGACGCAATCAAAGACGCTCGTAGGCAAGCGCCGTGCCGCTTTGAACGAGAGTCGACCTCCATCGGGCTACGGGCCGTTGGCCACCCGCGAATCGATCGACAACTCTTCTGGGGCTTTGGTGACGGATCAGCCGACCAAGAAGGACTCTCTCCGCATCCAGGCGCTGATGGCAGCGGTAGAAGCAGGCGCCATCCCAGCGTCGGCAttggacgaagaggacgatgacgacgaaatGGAGACAAGGTCCGAGATGGGCGGtgatgaagacgatgatgaacGTCAAGGAACACGCTACAACTACAGCTTTTTCCACTTTGTCTTTGCCATCGCTGCATGCTACACGGCCATGCTGCTGACCGACTGGCGCTTCGTGCGTCTGGGTGGGCCTTCACCGGATCCCAGCGAGGACGGTGCTCCCATCGCCTACATTGGTCGCAGTACAACAGCTATGTGGATGCGGGTTGTGAGTAGCTggctctgcatctgcatttACACATGGAGTCTTGTAGCTCCCGTACTTT TCCCGGACAGATTTGGTTACGATTGA
- a CDS encoding uncharacterized protein (related to endosomal protein EMP70 precursor) gives MRLSILKKASLAALALALAGSSQVSAWYLPGSAPHSYKKGDEVPFSVNALQAKAFTSQIKGVLKYDYYDPRFQFCIPQGGPEAISENLGSVLFGDRIYSSPVKGVMLKDESCKELCRTTISTENAGFINDRIREEYAVNWMVDGLPVAEARREVKTHEEFLSLGFALGSLKDEHLRPYDPPALHNHYDIYIDYHQRGPNEYRVVGARIYPLSKNSLKGAASGQAPNCVAADPVQLENSTSTTVAYTYSIRWHESPTPWATRWDAYLKVFDPRIHWLALINSVVIVSFLCMMVGIIVARSISRDIHRYNAIDMTEDVQEDFGWKLVHGEVFRPPNRPMFLSIFVGSGSQLVAMAAVTLVFALLGFLSPSNRGSLATVMIVTWTLFGSIAGFMSSKVYASLGGEYWKQNIVLTAMLYPSLVFSMVLLLNFFLIFSGSSGAVPFGTLLALVALWFLINVPLTMIGALLGIRSGGFSHPVKANSIPRQIPYQHTWYLRPIPSALIAGMLIFASAFLEILFILNSMFGTKIYYAFGFLTLAFIITATTAATVTILFAYFHLCAEDYRWHWRAFMTGGSGAIWFFAYGLFFWVTRLELPGLANKVLFLGYLSILSLLFFTLFGAVGFLATYASLRKIYSAIRVD, from the coding sequence ATGAGGCTGTCGATATTGAAAAAGGCGTCGCTTGCAGCTCTCGCTCTAGCGCTTGCCGGGTCATCACAAGTGTCGGCTTGGTACCTGCCAGGAAGCGCCCCTCACTCCTACAAGAAAGGCGATGAAGTCCCCTTTTCCGTCAATGCTCTACAGGCCAAGGCATTCACATCACAGATCAAAGGTGTCCTCAAGTACGACTATTACGACCCACGCTTTCAGTTTTGCATTCCACAAGGTGGACCAGAAGCCATCAGCGAGAACCTTGGAAGTGTCCTCTTTGGCGATCGAATCTACAGCAGTCCAGTCAAGGGCGTCATGCTCAAAGACGAAAGCTGTAAGGAGCTGTgtcgcaccaccatcaGCACTGAGAACGCCGGATTCATCAACGACAGGATAAGAGAGGAGTACGCTGTCAATTGGATGGTCGATGGTCTGCCCGTAGCCGAAGCGCGTAGGGAGGTCAAGACTCACGAGGAGTTTCTCTCCCTTGGTTTCGCATTGGGAAGTCTTAAAGATGAGCATCTCCGACCTTATGACCCACCAGCATTGCACAATCACTATGATATCTACATCGACTACCACCAGCGCGGTCCGAACGAATATCGTGTCGTCGGCGCCCGTATCTATCCGCTCTCCAAGAACTCTCTCAAAGGCGCTGCATCTGGACAAGCACCCAATTGCGTTGCGGCAGACCCGGTGCAACTCGAAAATTCCACTTCGACGACGGTTGCCTACACTTACAGCATTCGATGGCACGAGTCCCCAACACCCTGGGCAACACGCTGGGATGCCTATCTCAAGGTGTTTGACCCCAGGATCCACTGGCTGGCGCTCATCAACTCGGTTGTCATCGTCAGTTTTCTGTGCATGATGGTCGGTATCATCGTCGCACGTTCCATCAGCCGCGATATTCATCGCTACAACGCCATCGACATGACCGAGGACGTTCAAGAAGATTTTGGTTGGAAGCTCGTTCACGGTGAAGTTTTTCGTCCACCCAATCGACCCATGTTCCTTTCCATCTTTGTTGGCTCCGGATCCCAATTGGTGGCCATGGCTGCCGTCACACTCGTCTTTGCGCTTCTGGGATTCTTGAGCCCGTCCAACCGAGGCTCGCTCGCTACCGTCATGATTGTCACTTGGACGCTCTTTGGCAGTATCGCCGGTTTCATGTCTAGCAAGGTATATGCCAGCCTGGGCGGCGAATATTGGAAGCAAAATATCGTGCTTACGGCTATGCTCTACCCCAGTCTGGTCTTCTCTAtggtcttgctgctcaatTTCTTCCTCATCTTCAGTGGTTCGTCGGGTGCCGTGCCGTTCGGCACACTGCTCGCGCTTGTCGCTCTTTGGTTTCTCATCAACGTCCCGCTCACTATGATCGGGGCATTACTCGGCATCCGTTCAGGCGGCTTTTCGCACCCGGTCAAGGCCAACTCGATCCCTCGACAGATTCCGTACCAGCACACGTGGTACCTTCGACCCATTCCTTCAGCGTTGATCGCCGGCATGCTCATATTTGCCTCAGCTTTCCTCGAgatcctcttcatcctcaACTCGATGTTCGGAACCAAGATTTACTACGCTTTTGGCTTCCTCACTCTGGCCTTTATCATCACGGCTACCACTGCAGCGACAGTGACGATTCTCTTTGCGTACTTTCACCTCTGCGCCGAAGATTATCGTTGGCACTGGCGGGCATTTATGACGGGAGGATCGGGTGCGATCTGGTTCTTTGCTTATGGCCTCTTTTTCTGGGTGACACGGCTGGAACTTCCTGGACTGGCTAACAAGGTTTTGTTCTTGGGCTATCTGTCCAtcctgtcgctgctgtttTTCACTCTGTTCGGTGCGGTCGGCTTTCTTGCTACCTATGCATCGTTGAGGAAGATCTATTCGGCCATTCGTGTAGACTGA
- a CDS encoding uncharacterized protein (related to BET5 - component of the TRAPP complex) — MARVYSFWVFDRHCNAIYHQDWSHMHAAASSGSGGPMSPTVTQISGFASLGASIQRATTSAPSIAASEAPLAPRRPGEPLLPNVTRTVASTSSQVREISGQPSAARPAVQQRSATTGAVIDAPASDLLPFDEEAKLVYGVVFSLRNMVRKIGGESETFNSFTTSTYTLAHLHTPTMYTFVILTDPVPPPSTIPSRNSEGYSIGNASAALSGRSSFGTGGGIPGTGGMSLKGVLLQIYRGPWVDNVVKNPLLRALEREERLVEPNEDAYDCADAAKLKLVDESRLTRTHGIDTDAFREGLEKVLSQNKLSAPVS, encoded by the exons ATGGCGCGG GTCTACTCGTTTTGGGTCTTTGATCGCCATTGCAATGCCATCTATCACCAAGACTGGTCTCATatgcacgctgctgcttcatcAGGGTCAGGTGGTCCTATGAGTCCAACTGTGACACAAATCTCGGGGTTCGCATCGTTGGGAGCATCAATTCAACGAGCAACAACAAGCGCACCGAGCATCGCTGCCAGCGAAGCGCCGCTggctcctcgtcgtccaggAGAGCCGTTGCTTCCTAATGTAACTCGAACAGTAGCTTCAACCTCTAGCCAAGTTCGCGAAATATCTGGACAACCATCGGCTGCTCGGCCAGCAGTGCAGCAGAGAAGCGCAACAACAGGTGCTGTCATTGACGCTCCGGCTTCGGATCTTCTGCCATTTGATGAAGAAGCTAAGCTGGTCTACGGTGTCGTTTTCTCACTTCGCAATATGGTGCGCAAGATCGGAGGAGA ATCCGAGACTTTCAACAGCTTCACCACTTCCACATATACCCTTGCGCATCTACACACACCCACCATGTATACTTTCGTCATTCTAACCGATCCGGTCCCGCCACCTTCGACAATACCCAGCCGCAACAGCGAGGGATACTCGATCGGCAACGCTTCCGCAGCTCTATCGGGCCGCTCATCGTTCGGCACGGGCGGCGGTATCCCAGGCACGGGCGGTATGAGCCTGAAAGGTGTTCTGCTGCAAATCTATAGAGGGCCATGGGTGGACAATGTCGTCAAGAATCCTTTGCTCAGAGCACTGGAGAGGGAGGAACGACTGGTAGAGCCAAATGAGGATGCGTACGACTGCGCCGATGCGGCCAAACTCAAGCTCGTTGACGAGTCTCGGCTGACCCGAACGCACGGAATCGACACGGACGCTTTCCGAGAGGGGTTGGAAAAAG TTCTTTCGCAAAACAAGCTCTCTGCACCTGTATCATAG